In Elaeis guineensis isolate ETL-2024a chromosome 1, EG11, whole genome shotgun sequence, a genomic segment contains:
- the LOC105039200 gene encoding probable xyloglucan endotransglucosylase/hydrolase protein 33 produces MFSIHILSRLFFVASLSSCATVTRSLQHDSPIPPSVPRLTDRFSHLPFDEAFSEFFGGPNVQRVSNGSYINLKLDNSSGSGFKSRSMYYYGFFSAAIKLPADYSAGVVVAFYMSNADVYPHNHDEIDFELLGHEKRKEWVLQTNIYGNGSVGTGREEKFYMWFDPTADFHEYSILWNSHHIVFLVDNIPVREVNRSVAMSRAYPSKPMSVYATIWDGSQWATHGGKKPVNYKFAPFVASLKDFEMEGCAWNQTKIAPPCPNNSQNSGLGLDPVGGQEFEELSDQQKVGMAWARNGFMFYSYCNDQNRFPVIPPECKEGK; encoded by the exons ATGTTCTCCATTCATATCCTTAGTAGGCTCTTCTTTGTGGCGAGCTTGAGTTCTTGTGCGACGGTCACAAGGTCATTGCAGCACGATAGCCCAATCCCACCAAGTGTGCCCCGTCTCACGGATCGTTTCTCTCACCTCCCATTTGATGAAGCGTTCTCGGAATTCTTCGGTGGTCCGAACGTCCAACGAGTTAGTAATGGATCGTACATCAATCTCAAACTTGACAACTCCTCAG GGTCTGGTTTCAAGTCCAGAAGCATGTACTACTACGGATTCTTCAGCGCTGCAATCAAGCTACCTGCCGATTATTCTGCTGGTGTTGTGGTGGCATTCTAC ATGTCAAATGCGGACGTGTACCCCCACAACCACGACGAGATAGACTTCGAACTGTTGGGGCACGAGAAGAGGAAGGAGTGGGTGCTTCAGACCAACATCTATGGGAATGGAAGCGTGGGGACGGGTCGAGAGGAAAAGTTCTACATGTGGTTCGATCCAACAGCTGACTTCCACGAGTACAGCATCCTCTGGAACAGCCATCATATCGT GTTTCTGGTGGACAACATACCAGTGAGGGAGGTGAATCGCAGCGTGGCGATGTCCCGTGCCTATCCGTCGAAGCCAATGTCAGTCTATGCAACAATTTGGGATGGATCGCAGTGGGCAACTCATGGAGGAAAGAAGCCAGTTAACTATAAGTTTGCACCCTTTGTTGCATCACTCAAAGATTTCGAGATGGAAGGCTGTGCATGGAATCAGACCAAAATAGCTCCTCCATGCCCTAACAACAGTCAGAACAGCGGGCTGGGCCTTGATCCGGTTGGGGGACAAGAATTCGAAGAGCTGTCAGACCAACAGAAGGTGGGGATGGCATGGGCCAGAAATGGATTTATGTTCTACTCTTACTGCAACGATCAGAATAGGTTTCCAGTGATACCACCGGAGTGCAAGGAGGGGAAATAA
- the LOC105039201 gene encoding U-box domain-containing protein 19, with the protein MPMTNTSNRRILTFPAIHPCDAVSPGALHALIGLCHDITSHRSDDFPVHRRRARETLRQVGAILEFLEDVRDRGAILPGSVTVSFSELHVTLQKIRHLLHDCARPGARLWVLLLSDRVSCEFQVLVRSIATVLDVLPLETIDAAPEVKEVIRLVRRQAWKVAMGIDPADHRALRSVWSILNQFKKGVAPARSNLKRVLEHLHIRSWTDCHEEVAFLEEEIFASSDDDEIALLASLMGFMVYCRVVLFDTMDGNRSDHKDCNLQPQVIEHLRQEDLWCPISLELMMDPVTVATGQTYDRASIIRWFKAGYLTCPVTGERLDSTELVPNSAIRKLVVQFCHQNNVPITEPSVKRKRDLSKTASPFSPAGAGAIRMVAAFLVDKLSNGTSQEKYKATYEIRKLSKSNVFNRACLVEAGPIPWLLHLLSSTDPSIQKHAVAGLLNLAKHPDGRKAIFETGGLTLVVDVMKMGFKIEAQQNAAAILFYLSSIEEYRIEIGDIPEAIPTLVGLLRDGMYRGKKNALVALLGLLLYHGNHPKVWEAGAIPVLTNLLSSEMEDLVIDSTAVLGKIAERKEGTSAILRYDVIPHVVEVLQSTTSRSGRESCVSILLSLCNNGGTKVVSLLGQMPSLMPSLYSLVIEGSPIAGQKARSLLNHIHSFEEHGYPAIFPSQ; encoded by the coding sequence ATGCCCATGACCAATACATCCAACCGCCGGATTCTAACTTTTCCGGCCATCCACCCCTGTGACGCCGTCTCTCCCGGTGCCCTCCACGCTCTCATCGGCCTTTGCCATGACATCACCTCACACCGTTCCGACGACTTCCCAGTTCACCGGCGTCGCGCCCGAGAAACACTCCGGCAGGTCGGCGCGAtcctcgaattcttggaggatGTCCGGGACCGTGGAGCCATCCTTCCCGGCTCCGTAACCGTAAGCTTCTCCGAGCTTCATGTCACTCTCCAGAAGATCCGGCATCTCCTCCACGACTGCGCCAGACCGGGCGCCCGGCTCTGGGTCCTACTGCTGTCCGACCGGGTGTCGTGCGAGTTCCAAGTCCTCGTTCGGTCGATCGCCACAGTTCTTGACGTCCTTCCGTTGGAGACGATCGATGCGGCGCCGGAAGTCAAGGAGGTGATCCGGCTCGTCAGGAGGCAAGCGTGGAAGGTGGCAATGGGGATCGACCCTGCCGACCACCGGGCGCTGCGGAGCGTATGGTCAATTCTGAACCAATTCAAGAAGGGTGTCGCTCCGGCTCGAAGCAATCTTAAACGGGTCTTGGAGCACTTGCACATTCGAAGCTGGACGGATTGCCACGAAGAGGTCGCGTTCTTGGAAGAAGAGATCTTTGCAAGTTCTGATGATGATGAGATTGCCCTCCTCGCCAGCTTGATGGGATTCATGGTCTATTGCCGCGTGGTTCTGTTTGATACCATGGACGGCAATAGGAGTGATCACAAGGATTGTAATCTCCAGCCACAAGTCATCGAACACCTGCGCCAAGAAGATCTATGGTGCCCGATCTCTCTTGAGCTCATGATGGACCCTGTAACAGTAGCTACGGGGCAGACTTACGACCGGGCATCGATCATAAGATGGTTCAAAGCTGGATACCTCACATGCCCGGTAACCGGCGAGAGACTGGACAGCACCGAATTAGTCCCCAACTCAGCAATTCGAAAGCTTGTCGTGCAATTTTGTCACCAGAACAACGTACCAATCACGGAGCCAAGCGTCAAGCGGAAACGAGATCTGTCCAAGACCGCCTCGCCCTTCAGCCCAGCGGGAGCAGGAGCCATAAGAATGGTTGCTGCTTTCCTCGTTGACAAGCTTTCGAATGGAACGAGCCAAGAGAAGTACAAGGCAACTTATGAAATCCGAAAGCTCTCGAAATCCAACGTCTTCAACAGAGCTTGCTTGGTGGAAGCTGGTCCGATCCCATGGCTGCTACATCTCCTCTCGTCAACAGATCCTTCAATTCAGAAGCATGCAGTGGCTGGCCTCTTGAACCTTGCAAAGCATCCTGATGGTCGGAAGGCTATTTTTGAAACTGGCGGTCTCACTCTTGTAGTTGATGTTATGAAAATGGGGTTTAAGATTGAGGCCCAGCAGAATGCAGCGGCAATCCTCTTCTACCTCTCATCAATTGAAGAGTACCGAATAGAGATTGGAGATATCCCGGAGGCAATTCCAACACTTGTAGGGCTGTTGAGAGACGGCATGTACCGAGGAAAGAAGAATGCCTTGGTTGCTTTGTTGGGGCTGCTTCTGTATCATGGCAACCATCCAAAAGTATGGGAAGCAGGGGCCATCCCAGTTCTCACCAATCTTTTGTCAAGTGAAATGGAGGATCTTGTTATCGATTCTACCGCAGTTCTTGGGAAAATAGCAGAAAGGAAGGAGGGGACGAGTGCAATTTTGAGGTATGATGTCATTCCTCATGTGGTGGAAGTTCTCCAGTCAACCACATCTCGGTCTGGGAGGGAGTCCTGTGTCTCTATTTTGCTGTCCCTCTGCAACAATGGTGGAACGAAAGTGGTTAGTCTACTAGGGCAAATGCCTTCGCTTATGCCATCGCTATATTCCCTTGTCATAGAAGGCTCTCCTATAGCCGGCCAGAAGGCCAGGTCGCTGCTCAATCACATCCACAGCTTCGAAGAGCACGGCTACCCTGCCATTTTCCCTTCCCAATGA